The Fundulus heteroclitus isolate FHET01 chromosome 13, MU-UCD_Fhet_4.1, whole genome shotgun sequence genome contains a region encoding:
- the zgc:110239 gene encoding digestive cysteine proteinase 1 isoform X1 gives MRLLCVASVVLWAASAAEGKAVPSLPDFGDTYHVKGVISLPYAEIVEPFEGWFDLPAKSSRIDYYHGQVSTYQLGAQQQFGVSYKITPETTEAEMNVMKCFQVNGTKDEVVRPQASLPDVQGFQFLRMEYYGGSLCEVWQNVTTVGHKKNTYTLWVTNAEKSADGHKTTSVPLHYEMMGYNTLLGSHYDKYLVDYKEFSARFDPKVFSLPEGMSCGGFPGPGVEHHLLANPMKELIHTSASGRSQKMFLHFKEKFQRRYSDDMEHEEREHAFLHNLRYVHSKNRAGLPFSLALNSLSDRTLSELAAMRGRKRSKTPNNGLPFPSKLYGGVKVPESLDWRLYGAVTPVKDQAICGSCWSFATTGAVEGALFLKTGSLQVLSQQMLVDCSWGFGNNGCDGGEEWRAYEWIMKHGGIATTETYGAYMGMNGFCHLNSSQLTAHIKSYTNVTSGDAEALKLALFKNGPAAVSIDASHRSFVFYSHGVYYEPACGNTTDDLDHAVLAVGYGTLNGEPYWLIKNSWSTYWGNDGYILMSMKDNNCGVTTDATYVTLA, from the exons ATGCGGCTGTTGTGCGTCGCCTCGGTTGTTTTGTGGGCTGCCAGCG CCGCAGAGGGGAAAGCAGTCCCTTCTCTTCCTGACTTTGGGGACACCTATCACGTCAAAG GAGTGATCTCTTTGCCCTATGCTGAGATTGTGGAGCCGTTTGAGGGCTGGTTTGACCTCCCAGCAAAGTCCAGCCGGATAGACTATTATCATG GTCAGGTCTCCACTTACCAGCTGGGGGCTCAGCAGCAGTTTGGTGTTTCCTACAAAATCACTCCGGAGACCACAGAGGCTGAGATGAACGTCATGAAGTGCTTTCAGGTTAACGGCACTAAGGACGAAGTGGTCAGACCGCAGGCTTCGCTGCCAGATGTGCAGGGCTTCCAG TTCTTGAGGATGGAGTATTATGGCGGCTCCCTGTGCGAGGTTTGGCAGAACGTGACCACGGTGGGTCACAAGAAGAACACCTACACGCTGTGGGTGACAAACGCAGAGAAAAGCGCAGACGGACACAAAACGACTTCCGTACCCCTGCACTACGAGATGATGGGCTACAACACCCTGCTGGGCTCCCATTACGACAAGTACCTGGTGGACTACAAGGAGTTCAGCGCCCGATTTGACCCCAAAGTCTTCTCCCTGCCTGAAG GGATGAGCTGTGGGGGATTTCCCGGCCCAGGGGTGGAGCACCACCTGCTGGCTAACCCAATGAAAGAGCTCATCCACACCTCAGCTTCGGGCCGTTCTCAGAAGATGTTCCTTCATTTCAAGGAGAAGTTCCAGCGTCGGTACAGCGACGACATGGAGCACGAGGAGAGGGAGCACGCTTTTCTTCACAACCTCAG ATACGTCCACTCTAAGAACAGAGCCGGCCTGCCCTTCTCCCTGGCTCTGAACTCCCTGTCGGATCGCACCCTGTCGGAGCTGGCAGCCATGAGGGGGAGAAAGCGGAGCAAGACGCCAAACAACGGGCTCCCCTTCCCATCCAAGCTGTATGGAGGGGTGAAAGTACCCGAGTCGCTAGACTGGAGACTGTACG GCGCTGTGACTCCAGTGAAGGACCAAGCCATCTGTGGATCCTGCTGGAGCTTTGCCACCACTGGGGCAGTAGAGGGCGCTCTCTTCCTAAAG ACGGGCTCCCTGCAGGTTCTGTCCCAGCAGATGCTGGTGGACTGCTCCTGGGGTTTTGGCAACAACGGCTGCGACGGAGGGGAGGAATGGAGGGCATACGAGTGGATTATGAAACATGGAGGCATCGCCACCACAGAAACCTACGGAGCCTATATGGGAATG AATGGCTTCTGCCATCTGAACTCATCGCAGCTCACCGCACACATCAAAAGCTACACCAACGTGACATCAGGCGACGCAGAGGCCCTCAAGCTGGCCCTCTTCAAGAACGGGCCAGCAGCCGTCAGCATCGATGCCTCGCACAGATCGTTCGTTTTTTACAGCCACGGCGTTTACTACGAACCGGCCTGTG GGAATACCACGGATGACTTGGACCACGCCGTGCTTGCAGTGGGGTACGGCACTTTGAACGGGGAGCCATACTGGTTGATCAAGAACTCCTGGTCCACGTACTGGGGCAACGACGGCTACATCCTGATGTCTATGAAGGACAACAACTGCGGAGTCACCACAGATGCTACATACGTCACGCTGGCCTAG
- the zgc:110239 gene encoding digestive cysteine proteinase 1 isoform X2 produces the protein MRLLCVASVVLWAASEGKAVPSLPDFGDTYHVKGVISLPYAEIVEPFEGWFDLPAKSSRIDYYHGQVSTYQLGAQQQFGVSYKITPETTEAEMNVMKCFQVNGTKDEVVRPQASLPDVQGFQFLRMEYYGGSLCEVWQNVTTVGHKKNTYTLWVTNAEKSADGHKTTSVPLHYEMMGYNTLLGSHYDKYLVDYKEFSARFDPKVFSLPEGMSCGGFPGPGVEHHLLANPMKELIHTSASGRSQKMFLHFKEKFQRRYSDDMEHEEREHAFLHNLRYVHSKNRAGLPFSLALNSLSDRTLSELAAMRGRKRSKTPNNGLPFPSKLYGGVKVPESLDWRLYGAVTPVKDQAICGSCWSFATTGAVEGALFLKTGSLQVLSQQMLVDCSWGFGNNGCDGGEEWRAYEWIMKHGGIATTETYGAYMGMNGFCHLNSSQLTAHIKSYTNVTSGDAEALKLALFKNGPAAVSIDASHRSFVFYSHGVYYEPACGNTTDDLDHAVLAVGYGTLNGEPYWLIKNSWSTYWGNDGYILMSMKDNNCGVTTDATYVTLA, from the exons ATGCGGCTGTTGTGCGTCGCCTCGGTTGTTTTGTGGGCTGCCAGCG AGGGGAAAGCAGTCCCTTCTCTTCCTGACTTTGGGGACACCTATCACGTCAAAG GAGTGATCTCTTTGCCCTATGCTGAGATTGTGGAGCCGTTTGAGGGCTGGTTTGACCTCCCAGCAAAGTCCAGCCGGATAGACTATTATCATG GTCAGGTCTCCACTTACCAGCTGGGGGCTCAGCAGCAGTTTGGTGTTTCCTACAAAATCACTCCGGAGACCACAGAGGCTGAGATGAACGTCATGAAGTGCTTTCAGGTTAACGGCACTAAGGACGAAGTGGTCAGACCGCAGGCTTCGCTGCCAGATGTGCAGGGCTTCCAG TTCTTGAGGATGGAGTATTATGGCGGCTCCCTGTGCGAGGTTTGGCAGAACGTGACCACGGTGGGTCACAAGAAGAACACCTACACGCTGTGGGTGACAAACGCAGAGAAAAGCGCAGACGGACACAAAACGACTTCCGTACCCCTGCACTACGAGATGATGGGCTACAACACCCTGCTGGGCTCCCATTACGACAAGTACCTGGTGGACTACAAGGAGTTCAGCGCCCGATTTGACCCCAAAGTCTTCTCCCTGCCTGAAG GGATGAGCTGTGGGGGATTTCCCGGCCCAGGGGTGGAGCACCACCTGCTGGCTAACCCAATGAAAGAGCTCATCCACACCTCAGCTTCGGGCCGTTCTCAGAAGATGTTCCTTCATTTCAAGGAGAAGTTCCAGCGTCGGTACAGCGACGACATGGAGCACGAGGAGAGGGAGCACGCTTTTCTTCACAACCTCAG ATACGTCCACTCTAAGAACAGAGCCGGCCTGCCCTTCTCCCTGGCTCTGAACTCCCTGTCGGATCGCACCCTGTCGGAGCTGGCAGCCATGAGGGGGAGAAAGCGGAGCAAGACGCCAAACAACGGGCTCCCCTTCCCATCCAAGCTGTATGGAGGGGTGAAAGTACCCGAGTCGCTAGACTGGAGACTGTACG GCGCTGTGACTCCAGTGAAGGACCAAGCCATCTGTGGATCCTGCTGGAGCTTTGCCACCACTGGGGCAGTAGAGGGCGCTCTCTTCCTAAAG ACGGGCTCCCTGCAGGTTCTGTCCCAGCAGATGCTGGTGGACTGCTCCTGGGGTTTTGGCAACAACGGCTGCGACGGAGGGGAGGAATGGAGGGCATACGAGTGGATTATGAAACATGGAGGCATCGCCACCACAGAAACCTACGGAGCCTATATGGGAATG AATGGCTTCTGCCATCTGAACTCATCGCAGCTCACCGCACACATCAAAAGCTACACCAACGTGACATCAGGCGACGCAGAGGCCCTCAAGCTGGCCCTCTTCAAGAACGGGCCAGCAGCCGTCAGCATCGATGCCTCGCACAGATCGTTCGTTTTTTACAGCCACGGCGTTTACTACGAACCGGCCTGTG GGAATACCACGGATGACTTGGACCACGCCGTGCTTGCAGTGGGGTACGGCACTTTGAACGGGGAGCCATACTGGTTGATCAAGAACTCCTGGTCCACGTACTGGGGCAACGACGGCTACATCCTGATGTCTATGAAGGACAACAACTGCGGAGTCACCACAGATGCTACATACGTCACGCTGGCCTAG